The proteins below are encoded in one region of Lagenorhynchus albirostris chromosome 7, mLagAlb1.1, whole genome shotgun sequence:
- the GNRH1 gene encoding progonadoliberin-1, whose translation MVALMFLRMEPSPKLLAGLILLTLCVVGCSSQHWSYGLRPGGKRNAENVLDSLQEIAKEVDQPAGPQRFECTVHQRRSPLRDLKGALESLIEEETRQKM comes from the exons ATGGTCGCATTGATGTTCCTTAGAATGGAGCCGAGTCCAAAACTTCTAGCTGGACTTATTCTGCTGACTCTCTGTGTGGTGGGCTGCTCCAGCCAGCACTGGTCCTATGGGTTGCGCCCCGGAGGAAAGAGAAATGCTGAAAACGTGCTTGATTCTTTGCAAGAG ATAGCCAAAGAGGTTGATCAACCAGCAGGACCTCAGCGCTTTGAGTGCACCGTACACCAGCGCCGTTCTCCACTCAGGGACCTGAAAGGAGCTCTG GAAAGTCTGATCGAAGAGGAAACTAGGCAGAAGATGTAA